One part of the Arabidopsis thaliana chromosome 1 sequence genome encodes these proteins:
- a CDS encoding F-box family protein (F-box family protein; CONTAINS InterPro DOMAIN/s: F-box domain, cyclin-like (InterPro:IPR001810), F-box domain, Skp2-like (InterPro:IPR022364), F-box associated interaction domain (InterPro:IPR017451); BEST Arabidopsis thaliana protein match is: F-box family protein (TAIR:AT1G71320.1); Has 1456 Blast hits to 1448 proteins in 52 species: Archae - 0; Bacteria - 0; Metazoa - 0; Fungi - 0; Plants - 1452; Viruses - 0; Other Eukaryotes - 4 (source: NCBI BLink).): MTFSIEKLVDLKRKKWQSKLQNTKKQVLGRCLTNFSRLLSFRKKQETNGKSPRCSKATLAVVVHPTASTTHDDFLRKKQERSGKSPSCSETTLAVELPDVLVEEILQRLPVKYLVRLKSISKGWKSLIESDHLAEKHLRLLEKKYGLKEIKITVERSTSKSICIKFFSRRSGMNAINSDSDDLLRVPGSCNGLVCVYELDSVYIYLLNPMTGVTRTLTPPRGTKLSVGFGIDVVTGTYKVMVLYGFDRVGTVVFDLDTNKWRQRYKTAGPMPLSCIPTPERNPVFVNGSLFWLLASDFSEILVMDLHTEKFRTLSQPNDMDDVDVSSGYIYMWSLEDRLCVSNVRQGLHSYVWVLVQDELSEKWERTRFNLLGHVFPPLSLNSAWFSQTLVSPYQLSSSTCIGSRQRQNSTSALFSRNGDTGAMDAPIELHISVSTPMMPL; the protein is encoded by the exons ATGACTTTTTCAATTGAGAAACTGGTGGacttgaagagaaagaagtggCAGTCGAAGCtccaaaatacaaagaaacagGTTTTAGGCCGATGTTTAACAAATTTTAGCAGACTTTTGAGTTTTcgtaagaaacaagaaacaaacgGAAAAAGCCCTAGATGTAGCAAAGCCACGCttgctgttgttgttcatCCAACAGCCAGTACTACACATGATGATTTTTTAcgtaagaaacaagaaaggaGCGGAAAAAGCCCTAGCTGTAGCGAAACAACGCTTGCTGTGGAGTTACCGGATGTTCTAGTAGAAGAGATTCTTCAACGCCTTCCGGTGAAATATTTGGTAAGATTGAAATCAATATCAAAAGGATGGAAATCTTTGATTGAATCTGACCATCTAGCAGAGAAACATCTCCGTCTGCTTGAAAAAAAGTATGGACtcaaagagataaaaatcACAGTTGAGCGGTCCACATCGAAAAGCATTTGTATCAAGTTTTTCTCAAGACGCAGTGGAATGAACGCAATCAATAGTGATTCCGATGATCTTCTTCGAGTTCCTGGTTCTTGTAATGGTTTGGTATGCGTCTACGAGTTGGATTCGGTCTACATTTACCTACTCAACCCTATGACAGGTGTGACCCGGACACTTACTCCTCCTCGAGGTACCAAACTTTCAGTTGGATTTGGGATAGATGTTGTGACAGGAACTTACAAAGTGATGGTTTTGTATGGCTTCGACAGAGTAGGAACTGTGGTGTTCGATCTCGACACTAATAAGTGGAGGCAGAGATACAAAACTGCTGGTCCAATGCCACTTTCTTGCATTCCAACCCCTGAAAGAAACCCAGTCTTTGTAAACGGCTCACTCTTTTGGCTATTGGCAAGTGACTTTTCGGAGATACTAGTCATGGATCTTCACACGGAAAAGTTCCGCACTTTGTCACAACCCAATGACATGGATGATGTTGATGTGTCCTCAGGTTACATTTACATGTGGAGTCTCGAGGACCGTCTCTGTGTATCTAATGTTAGACAAGGTTTGCATTCCTACGTGTGGGTTCTTGTGCAGGACGAGCTTAGTGAGAAGTGGGAGAGAACTAGATTTAATCTCCTAGGTCATGTCTTTCCTCCATTAAGCTTGAATTCTGCTTGGTTTTCACAGACCTTGGTTTCTCCTTACCAGTTGTCGTCTTCAACATGTATCGGTTCTAGACAAAGACAGAATAGTACCTCTGCGCTAT TTTCGAGAAATGGAGATACGGGAGCCATGGACGCGCCGATCGAGCTGCATATATCTGTTTCTACACCAATGATGCCTCTCTAG
- the scpl18 gene encoding serine carboxypeptidase-like 18, whose protein sequence is MESYIGVGEGEKVQLFYYFIKSENNPEEDPLIIWLTGGPACTALSALAFEIGPLTFKTEGYNGGLPSLVSTSYSWTKVASIIFLDQPVGTGYSYSTTPLSYKPSDTGEAKQTYEFLQKWLVENPQFVSNPIYVGGDSYAGIVVPAIVQQISIGNEHGYKPQINLKGYILGNPSTDLDSDHNSKIPYAHRMGLISDELYESLKRTCQGNYVKVDPTNTKCLKLMEDYGKCVSRINEGLILIALCDLASPNPYSGEHGGRSYLQTLVQSDLSLPTPDCYMYRYLLASHWANDEDVRRELHVVKGSIGKWMRCNWDLPYEKDIKSSVPYHRNNSIIGDYRSLVYSSDHDMMVPYIGTEAWIKSLNYSITDDWRPWFVNNQVIGYTRTYANNMTFATIKGGGHTAEYKPEESFMMFQRWISGRPL, encoded by the exons ATGGAAAGCTACATTGGTGTTGGTGAGGGAGAGAAAGTGCAGCTTTTCTACTACTTTATCAAATCAGAGAACAATCCTGAAGAAGACCCTCTTATTATCTGGTTAACTGGAGGACCAGCTTGCACTGCTCTCTCCGCACTTGCTTTCGAGATCG ggCCGTTGACTTTTAAGACTGAGGGTTACAATGGAGGTTTGCCTTCTCTTGTCTCCACTTCATATTCTTGGACAAAG GTAGCTAGCATAATATTCTTGGATCAGCCTGTTGGGACTGGCTACTCCTACTCAACAACTCCTCTTTCTTATAAGCCTAGTGACACAGGAGAAGCAAAACAGACCTATGAGTTTCTCCAAAAG TGGCTAGTGGAGAATCCACAGTTTGTCTCAAACCCTATCTATGTCGGCGGAGATTCTTACGCCGGTATAGTTGTTCCAGCTATTGTACAACAGATCTCAATAG GAAATGAACATGGCTATAAACCTCAAATAAATCTTAAG GGTTATATTCTTGGGAACCCTTCAACAGATCTTGATAGTGATCATAACTCCAAGATTCCGTATGCTCATCGAATGGGACTTATCTCTGATGAACTCTACGAG TCGCTTAAGAGAACCTGCCAAGGAAATTATGTAAAAGTGGATCCTACTAATACAAAATGCTTGAAATTGATGGAGGACTACGGAAAG TGTGTTTCAAGGATAAATGAAGGACTCATTTTGATAGCATTGTGTGATTTGGCATCACCAAATCCTTATTCAGGAGAACACGGTGGAAGAAGCTATCTTCAGACACTTGTTCAATCAGATCTTTCTCTTCCCACTCCTGATTGCtat ATGTACCGGTATTTGCTAGCTTCACATTGGGCTAATGATGAAGATGTACGCAGAGAACTTCATGTGGTGAAA GGAAGTATAGGGAAATGGATGAGATGCAATTGGGATTTGCCTTATGAGAAAGACATAAAGAGCAGTGTGCCGTACCATCGAAACAATAGCATCATAGGGGATTATCGGTCATTGGTTTATAGCAGTGATCACGACATGATGGTGCCTTATATTGGAACTGAAGCTTGGATCAAATCTCTAAACTACTCAATAACTGACGATTGGAGACCTTGGTTTGTTAACAATCAAGTTATTGGATATACAAGGACTTACGCCAATAATATGACATTTGCCACTATCAAA GGAGGAGGGCACACCGCAGAGTATAAACCAGAGGAAAGCTTCATGATGTTCCAAAGGTGGATAAGTGGCCGACCTCTCTAG
- the scpl18 gene encoding serine carboxypeptidase-like 18 (serine carboxypeptidase-like 18 (scpl18); FUNCTIONS IN: serine-type carboxypeptidase activity; INVOLVED IN: proteolysis; LOCATED IN: endomembrane system; EXPRESSED IN: root; CONTAINS InterPro DOMAIN/s: Peptidase S10, serine carboxypeptidase (InterPro:IPR001563); BEST Arabidopsis thaliana protein match is: serine carboxypeptidase-like 7 (TAIR:AT3G10450.1); Has 3653 Blast hits to 3603 proteins in 397 species: Archae - 0; Bacteria - 261; Metazoa - 616; Fungi - 829; Plants - 1537; Viruses - 0; Other Eukaryotes - 410 (source: NCBI BLink).): MSKAWKLKLLLLLQLLLLSQHDVDSASVISYLPGFEGLLPFHLETGYIGVGEGEKVQLFYYFIKSENNPEEDPLIIWLTGGPACTALSALAFEIGPLTFKTEGYNGGLPSLVSTSYSWTKVASIIFLDQPVGTGYSYSTTPLSYKPSDTGEAKQTYEFLQKWLVENPQFVSNPIYVGGDSYAGIVVPAIVQQISIGNEHGYKPQINLKGYILGNPSTDLDSDHNSKIPYAHRMGLISDELYESLKRTCQGNYVKVDPTNTKCLKLMEDYGKCVSRINEGLILIALCDLASPNPYSGEHGGRSYLQTLVQSDLSLPTPDCYMYRYLLASHWANDEDVRRELHVVKGSIGKWMRCNWDLPYEKDIKSSVPYHRNNSIIGDYRSLVYSSDHDMMVPYIGTEAWIKSLNYSITDDWRPWFVNNQVIGYTRTYANNMTFATIKGGGHTAEYKPEESFMMFQRWISGRPL, translated from the exons atgtctaAAGCATGGAAACTTAAgttgcttcttctacttcaaCTGCTACTTTTGAGTCAACATGATGTTGATTCAGCTTCTGTGATTAGCTATCTTCCTGGTTTCGAAGGTCTTCTTCCATTCCACCTTGAAACTGG CTACATTGGTGTTGGTGAGGGAGAGAAAGTGCAGCTTTTCTACTACTTTATCAAATCAGAGAACAATCCTGAAGAAGACCCTCTTATTATCTGGTTAACTGGAGGACCAGCTTGCACTGCTCTCTCCGCACTTGCTTTCGAGATCG ggCCGTTGACTTTTAAGACTGAGGGTTACAATGGAGGTTTGCCTTCTCTTGTCTCCACTTCATATTCTTGGACAAAG GTAGCTAGCATAATATTCTTGGATCAGCCTGTTGGGACTGGCTACTCCTACTCAACAACTCCTCTTTCTTATAAGCCTAGTGACACAGGAGAAGCAAAACAGACCTATGAGTTTCTCCAAAAG TGGCTAGTGGAGAATCCACAGTTTGTCTCAAACCCTATCTATGTCGGCGGAGATTCTTACGCCGGTATAGTTGTTCCAGCTATTGTACAACAGATCTCAATAG GAAATGAACATGGCTATAAACCTCAAATAAATCTTAAG GGTTATATTCTTGGGAACCCTTCAACAGATCTTGATAGTGATCATAACTCCAAGATTCCGTATGCTCATCGAATGGGACTTATCTCTGATGAACTCTACGAG TCGCTTAAGAGAACCTGCCAAGGAAATTATGTAAAAGTGGATCCTACTAATACAAAATGCTTGAAATTGATGGAGGACTACGGAAAG TGTGTTTCAAGGATAAATGAAGGACTCATTTTGATAGCATTGTGTGATTTGGCATCACCAAATCCTTATTCAGGAGAACACGGTGGAAGAAGCTATCTTCAGACACTTGTTCAATCAGATCTTTCTCTTCCCACTCCTGATTGCtat ATGTACCGGTATTTGCTAGCTTCACATTGGGCTAATGATGAAGATGTACGCAGAGAACTTCATGTGGTGAAA GGAAGTATAGGGAAATGGATGAGATGCAATTGGGATTTGCCTTATGAGAAAGACATAAAGAGCAGTGTGCCGTACCATCGAAACAATAGCATCATAGGGGATTATCGGTCATTGGTTTATAGCAGTGATCACGACATGATGGTGCCTTATATTGGAACTGAAGCTTGGATCAAATCTCTAAACTACTCAATAACTGACGATTGGAGACCTTGGTTTGTTAACAATCAAGTTATTGGATATACAAGGACTTACGCCAATAATATGACATTTGCCACTATCAAA GGAGGAGGGCACACCGCAGAGTATAAACCAGAGGAAAGCTTCATGATGTTCCAAAGGTGGATAAGTGGCCGACCTCTCTAG
- the ADR1 gene encoding Disease resistance protein (CC-NBS-LRR class) family (ACTIVATED DISEASE RESISTANCE 1 (ADR1); FUNCTIONS IN: kinase activity; INVOLVED IN: response to water deprivation, response to karrikin, response to other organism, defense response; LOCATED IN: endomembrane system; EXPRESSED IN: 21 plant structures; EXPRESSED DURING: 13 growth stages; CONTAINS InterPro DOMAIN/s: NB-ARC (InterPro:IPR002182), Powdery mildew resistance protein, RPW8 domain (InterPro:IPR008808), Disease resistance protein (InterPro:IPR000767); BEST Arabidopsis thaliana protein match is: ADR1-like 2 (TAIR:AT5G04720.1); Has 17381 Blast hits to 12089 proteins in 491 species: Archae - 20; Bacteria - 813; Metazoa - 875; Fungi - 81; Plants - 15224; Viruses - 0; Other Eukaryotes - 368 (source: NCBI BLink).) has product MASFIDLFAGDITTQLLKLLALVANTVYSCKGIAERLITMIRDVQPTIREIQYSGAELSNHHQTQLGVFYEILEKARKLCEKVLRCNRWNLKHVYHANKMKDLEKQISRFLNSQILLFVLAEVCHLRVNGDRIERNMDRLLTERNDSLSFPETMMEIETVSDPEIQTVLELGKKKVKEMMFKFTDTHLFGISGMSGSGKTTLAIELSKDDDVRGLFKNKVLFLTVSRSPNFENLESCIREFLYDGVHQRKLVILDDVWTRESLDRLMSKIRGSTTLVVSRSKLADPRTTYNVELLKKDEAMSLLCLCAFEQKSPPSPFNKYLVKQVVDECKGLPLSLKVLGASLKNKPERYWEGVVKRLLRGEAADETHESRVFAHMEESLENLDPKIRDCFLDMGAFPEDKKIPLDLLTSVWVERHDIDEETAFSFVLRLADKNLLTIVNNPRFGDVHIGYYDVFVTQHDVLRDLALHMSNRVDVNRRERLLMPKTEPVLPREWEKNKDEPFDAKIVSLHTGEMDEMNWFDMDLPKAEVLILNFSSDNYVLPPFIGKMSRLRVLVIINNGMSPARLHGFSIFANLAKLRSLWLKRVHVPELTSCTIPLKNLHKIHLIFCKVKNSFVQTSFDISKIFPSLSDLTIDHCDDLLELKSIFGITSLNSLSITNCPRILELPKNLSNVQSLERLRLYACPELISLPVEVCELPCLKYVDISQCVSLVSLPEKFGKLGSLEKIDMRECSLLGLPSSVAALVSLRHVICDEETSSMWEMVKKVVPELCIEVAKKCFTVDWLDD; this is encoded by the exons ATGGCTTCGTTCATAGATCTTTTCGCCGGCGACATCACGACGCAACTCTTAAAGCTGCTCGCTCTAGTAGCTAACACAGTCTACAGTTGCAAAGGAATCGCCGAACGACTGATCACGATGATCAGAGACGTTCAACCAACGATCAGGGAGATCCAATACAGTGGCGCGGAGCTGAGTAACCATCACCAAACTCAACTGGGAGTATTCTATGAGATCTTGGAGAAAGCAAGAAAGCTATGTGAAAAGGTTTTAAGATGCAATAGGTGGAACCTTAAACATGTGTACCACGCGAATAAGATGAAGGATCTCGAGAAACAAATATCTCGTTTCCTCAACAGCCAGATTTTGCTCTTTGTTCTTGCTGAGGTATGTCATCTACGGGTCAATGGTGACAGGATTGAGAGGAATATGGATAGACTGTTGACTGAGCGGAATGATTCTTTGTCGTTTCCGGAGACTATGATGGAGATTGAGACGGTAAGCGATCCGGAGATTCAGACGGTATTGGAATTGGGGAAGAAAAAGGTGAAGGAGATGATGTTTAAGTTTACGGATACACATTTGTTTGGGATCTCTGGAATGAGCGGTTCAGGGAAAACCACTCTTGCAATAGAGCTTTCAAAGGACGATGATGTTCGAG GACTCTTTAAGaataaggttttgtttttgactgTGTCACGGTCTCCGAATTTTGAGAATTTGGAGTCTTGTATACGAGAATTTCTTTATGATGGAGTTCATCAACGGAAGCTAGTGATTCTTGATGATGTTTGGACAAGGGAGTCCTTGGACAGGCTGATGTCTAAAATTCGTGGAAGCACTACTTTAGTAGTGTCACGGTCCAAGCTTGCAGATCCTAGAACCACCTACAATGTGGAATTattaaagaaagatgaagcaaTGTCTCTTTTGTGTCTCTGTGCTTTCGAACAAAAGTCCCCGCCTTCTCCATTCAACAAATATTTGGTGAAGCAG GTTGTTGATGAGTGTAAAGGTTTACCTTTATCTTTGAAAGTTCTTGGTGCTTcgttaaaaaacaaacctgaaaGATATTGGGAAGGCGTAGTGAAGAGGTTATTAAGAGGAGAAGCTGCTGATGAAACTCATGAGAGCAGAGTGTTTGCTCATATGGAAGAAAGTCTAGAAAACCTCGACCCGAAAATCCGAGACTGTTTCTTGGATATGGGTGCTTTCCCTGAAGACAAGAAGATCCCTCTTGATCTTCTCACGAGCGTGTGGGTTGAGAGGCATGATATTGACGAGGAAACTGCGTTTTCCTTTGTTCTTCGTTTAGCTGACAAGAATCTCCTTACTATAGTGAACAATCCGAG GTTTGGCGATGTGCACATTGGCTACTATGATGTATTTGTGACGCAACACGATGTTTTGAGAGACCTAGCCCTTCATATGTCCAATCGTGTGGACGTAAATAGGAGAGAGCGGTTATTAATGCCAAAAACAGAGCCAGTGCTTCCAAGAGAATGGGAAAAGAATAAAGATGAGCCATTTGATGCCAAGATAGTTTCCCTTCATACAG GGGAAATGGATGAAATGAATTGGTTTGACATGGACCTCCCTAAGGCAGAAGTTTTAATACTGAACTTCTCTTCGGACAACTACGTCTTGCCACCATTTATTGGTAAGATGAGTAGACTCAGGGTGCTCGTGATTATCAACAATGGCATGTCTCCTGCGCGTCTACATGGCTTCTCCATCTTTGCCAATTTGGCCAAACTGAGGAGTCTCTGGCTCAAGAGGGTACATGTCCCTGAACTCACCAGCTGCACCATTCCACTGAAAAACCTGCACAAGATACATCTAATCTTTTGTAAGGTCAAGAACAGCTTTGTTCAGACGTCATTCGACATCTCGAAAATATTCCCAAGCTTGTCTGATCTCACTATTGATCACTGTGATGATCTTTTGGAACTAAAATCCATATTTGGAATAACCTCTCTCAACTCTCTCAGCATAACCAACTGTCCACGGATTCTTGAATTGCCCAAGAATTTGAGTAACGTACAGTCCCTTGAACGTCTAAGGTTATATGCCTGCCCCGAGCTGATATCCCTCCCGGTCGAAGTTTGTGAGCTGCCATGTCTAAAGTACGTTGACATTTCACAGTGTGTCAGCCTGGTTTCTCTTCCTGAAAAGTTTGGAAAGCTAGGGAGTCTTGAGAAAATTGACATGAGAGAATGCAGTTTATTGGGTTTACCAAGTTCTGTAGCTGCACTTGTGTCTCTACGCCATGTCATTTGCGATGAGGAGACTTCGTCTATGTGGGAAATGGTCAAGAAGGTGGTTCCTGAACTTTGCATTGAAGTCGCCAAAAAATGCTTCACCGTGGATTGGCTTGACGATTAG
- a CDS encoding Leucine-rich repeat (LRR) family protein has protein sequence MQMDWSKTSTLTSQLSSNLFPTTNSSLLSINTTQFTTMNSSFTLFIFTFVIFLQCLNPTGAATCHPDDEAGLLAFKAGITRDPSGILSSWKKGTACCSWNGVTCLTTDRVSALSVAGQADVAGSFLSGTLSPSLAKLKHLDGIYFTDLKNITGSFPQFLFQLPNLKYVYIENNRLSGTLPANIGALSQLEAFSLEGNRFTGPIPSSISNLTLLTQLKLGNNLLTGTIPLGVANLKLMSYLNLGGNRLTGTIPDIFKSMPELRSLTLSRNGFSGNLPPSIASLAPILRFLELGHNKLSGTIPNFLSNFKALDTLDLSKNRFSGVIPKSFANLTKIFNLDLSHNLLTDPFPVLNVKGIESLDLSYNQFHLNTIPKWVTSSPIIFSLKLAKCGIKMSLDDWKPAQTFYYDFIDLSENEITGSPARFLNQTEYLVEFKAAGNKLRFDMGKLTFAKTLTTLDISRNLVFGKVPAMVAGLKTLNVSHNHLCGKLPVTKFPASAFVGNDCLCGSPLSPCKA, from the coding sequence ATGCAAATGGATTGGTCAAAAACGTCAACTTTGACTTCGCAGCTCTCAAGTAATCTTTTCCCCACTACTAATAGCTCTCTTCTCTCAATCAACACAACACAATTCACCACCATGAACTCTTCCTTTACTCTCTTCATCTTTACCTTCGTCATCTTCCTCCAATGTCTAAATCCCACCGGAGCTGCCACGTGTCATCCTGATGATGAAGCGGGTCTTCTAGCTTTCAAAGCGGGTATAACCCGAGATCCTTCGGGTATTCTCAGTTCTTGGAAGAAAGGTACCGCTTGTTGTTCTTGGAACGGTGTCACTTGTCTCACCACTGACCGTGTCTCTGCACTCTCTGTCGCTGGACAAGCCGATGTTGCTGGAAGCTTCCTCTCCGGCACTCTCTCGCCGTCGTTGGCTAAACTCAAGCACCTTGATGGGATTTACTTCACCGATCTCAAGAACATCACTGGTTCTTTTCCTCAATTCCTTTTCCAATTACCAAATCTTAAGTACGTATACATTGAGAATAACCGTCTCTCTGGTACTCTTCCGGCTAACATCGGTGCGCTAAGCCAGCTTGAAGCGTTCAGCCTCGAGGGAAACCGGTTCACCGGTCCGATCCCGAGCTCGATATCTAATTTGACTCTGTTAACTCAACTCAAACTCGGCAATAATCTCCTAACCGGAACTATACCGTTAGGGGTCGCTAATCTCAAGCTCATGTCGTATCTCAACCTTGGAGGTAACCGTCTCACTGGAACCATTCCAGATATTTTCAAATCCATGCCAGAGCTCCGATCTTTAACTCTCTCCCGCAACGGATTCTCCGGGAATCTTCCTCCGTCCATTGCATCACTCGCACCGATTCTTAGGTTCCTCGAGTTAGGCCATAACAAACTCTCCGGGACGATTCCAAACTTTTTATCAAACTTCAAGGCGCTCGACACATTGGATCTCTCCAAGAATCGGTTCTCGGGTGTCATACCGAAGAGTTTCGCCAATCTGACCAAGATATTCAATCTTGATCTCTCCCATAATCTTCTAACCGATCCATTCCCTGTCTTGAACGTTAAAGGCATTGAATCTTTGGATCTTTCTTACAACCAGTTTCACTTGAATACGATCCCGAAATGGGTGACTTCGTCGCCGATCATCTTCTCGTTGAAGCTAGCAAAATGCGGGATCAAGATGAGCTTAGACGATTGGAAGCCAGCGCAAACATTCTACTATGATTTCATCGATCTGTCGGAAAACGAGATCACAGGGAGTCCAGCAAGGTTCTTGAACCAAACAGAGTATCTAGTGGAGTTCAAGGCAGCGGGTAACAAACTACGATTCGATATGGGGAAGCTAACGTTTGCAAAGACGCTGACAACTTTAGATATATCAAGGAACTTGGTATTTGGGAAGGTGCCGGCAATGGTGGCTGGACTAAAGACATTGAACGTGAGTCACAACCATCTTTGTGGAAAGCTTCCAGTAACAAAGTTCCCGGCCAGTGCGTTTGTGGGTAATGACTGTCTTTGCGGctctcctctttctccttGTAAAGCTTAA
- a CDS encoding Leucine-rich repeat (LRR) family protein, translated as MDWSKTSTLTSQLSSNLFPTTNSSLLSINTTQFTTMNSSFTLFIFTFVIFLQCLNPTGAATCHPDDEAGLLAFKAGITRDPSGILSSWKKGTACCSWNGVTCLTTDRVSALSVAGQADVAGSFLSGTLSPSLAKLKHLDGIYFTDLKNITGSFPQFLFQLPNLKYVYIENNRLSGTLPANIGALSQLEAFSLEGNRFTGPIPSSISNLTLLTQLKLGNNLLTGTIPLGVANLKLMSYLNLGGNRLTGTIPDIFKSMPELRSLTLSRNGFSGNLPPSIASLAPILRFLELGHNKLSGTIPNFLSNFKALDTLDLSKNRFSGVIPKSFANLTKIFNLDLSHNLLTDPFPVLNVKGIESLDLSYNQFHLNTIPKWVTSSPIIFSLKLAKCGIKMSLDDWKPAQTFYYDFIDLSENEITGSPARFLNQTEYLVEFKAAGNKLRFDMGKLTFAKTLTTLDISRNLVFGKVPAMVAGLKTLNVSHNHLCGKLPVTKFPASAFVGNDCLCGSPLSPCKA; from the coding sequence ATGGATTGGTCAAAAACGTCAACTTTGACTTCGCAGCTCTCAAGTAATCTTTTCCCCACTACTAATAGCTCTCTTCTCTCAATCAACACAACACAATTCACCACCATGAACTCTTCCTTTACTCTCTTCATCTTTACCTTCGTCATCTTCCTCCAATGTCTAAATCCCACCGGAGCTGCCACGTGTCATCCTGATGATGAAGCGGGTCTTCTAGCTTTCAAAGCGGGTATAACCCGAGATCCTTCGGGTATTCTCAGTTCTTGGAAGAAAGGTACCGCTTGTTGTTCTTGGAACGGTGTCACTTGTCTCACCACTGACCGTGTCTCTGCACTCTCTGTCGCTGGACAAGCCGATGTTGCTGGAAGCTTCCTCTCCGGCACTCTCTCGCCGTCGTTGGCTAAACTCAAGCACCTTGATGGGATTTACTTCACCGATCTCAAGAACATCACTGGTTCTTTTCCTCAATTCCTTTTCCAATTACCAAATCTTAAGTACGTATACATTGAGAATAACCGTCTCTCTGGTACTCTTCCGGCTAACATCGGTGCGCTAAGCCAGCTTGAAGCGTTCAGCCTCGAGGGAAACCGGTTCACCGGTCCGATCCCGAGCTCGATATCTAATTTGACTCTGTTAACTCAACTCAAACTCGGCAATAATCTCCTAACCGGAACTATACCGTTAGGGGTCGCTAATCTCAAGCTCATGTCGTATCTCAACCTTGGAGGTAACCGTCTCACTGGAACCATTCCAGATATTTTCAAATCCATGCCAGAGCTCCGATCTTTAACTCTCTCCCGCAACGGATTCTCCGGGAATCTTCCTCCGTCCATTGCATCACTCGCACCGATTCTTAGGTTCCTCGAGTTAGGCCATAACAAACTCTCCGGGACGATTCCAAACTTTTTATCAAACTTCAAGGCGCTCGACACATTGGATCTCTCCAAGAATCGGTTCTCGGGTGTCATACCGAAGAGTTTCGCCAATCTGACCAAGATATTCAATCTTGATCTCTCCCATAATCTTCTAACCGATCCATTCCCTGTCTTGAACGTTAAAGGCATTGAATCTTTGGATCTTTCTTACAACCAGTTTCACTTGAATACGATCCCGAAATGGGTGACTTCGTCGCCGATCATCTTCTCGTTGAAGCTAGCAAAATGCGGGATCAAGATGAGCTTAGACGATTGGAAGCCAGCGCAAACATTCTACTATGATTTCATCGATCTGTCGGAAAACGAGATCACAGGGAGTCCAGCAAGGTTCTTGAACCAAACAGAGTATCTAGTGGAGTTCAAGGCAGCGGGTAACAAACTACGATTCGATATGGGGAAGCTAACGTTTGCAAAGACGCTGACAACTTTAGATATATCAAGGAACTTGGTATTTGGGAAGGTGCCGGCAATGGTGGCTGGACTAAAGACATTGAACGTGAGTCACAACCATCTTTGTGGAAAGCTTCCAGTAACAAAGTTCCCGGCCAGTGCGTTTGTGGGTAATGACTGTCTTTGCGGctctcctctttctccttGTAAAGCTTAA